From Lonchura striata isolate bLonStr1 chromosome 3, bLonStr1.mat, whole genome shotgun sequence, one genomic window encodes:
- the SEC23B gene encoding protein transport protein Sec23B isoform X1 encodes MATYLEFIQQNEERDGVRFSWNMWPSSRLEATRMVVPLACLLTPLKERLDLPPVQYEPVLCSRPTCKAVLNPLCQVDYRAKLWACNFCFQRNQFPPAYAGISEVNQPAELMPQFSTIEYIVQRGPQTPLIFLYVVDTCLEEEDLQALKESLQMSLSLLPPDALVGLITFGRMVQVHELSCEGISKSYVFRGTKDLTAKQIQDMLGLSRPAVPMQQGRPLQTPEQPVISSRFLQPVHKIDMNLTDLLGELQRDPWPVTQGKRPLRSTGVALSIAVGLLEGTFPNTGARIMLFTGGPPTQGPGMVVGDELKTPIRSWHDIEKDNARFMKKATKHYETLANRSAANGHCIDIYACALDQTGLLEMKCCTNLTGGHMVMGDSFNTSLFKQTFQRVFSKGYNGEFRMAFGANLDVKTSRELKIAGAIGPCISLNAKGPCVSENELGIGGTSQWKICSLDHSTTLAIYFEVVNQHNAPIPQGGRGAVQFVTQYQHSSTQKRIRVTTIARNWADAQTQLQHIEAAFDQEAAAVLMARLGVYRAESEEGPDVLRWLDRQLIRLCQKFGQYNKDDPNSFRLSESFSLYPQFIFHLRRSPFLQVFNNSPDESSYYRHHFARQDLTQSLIMIQPILYTYSFHGPPEPVLLDSSSILPDRILLMDTFFQIVIYLGETIAQWQKAGYQDMPEYENFKHLLQAPLDDAQEILQTRFPMPRYIHTEHGGSQARFLLSKVNPSQTHNNLYAWGQESGAPILTDDVSLQVFMDHLKKLAVSSAS; translated from the exons ATGGCGACGTACCTGGAGTTCATCCAGCAGAACGAGGAGCGTGACGGCGTGCGCTTCAGCTGGAACATGTGGCCCTCCAGCAGGCTGGAGGCCACAAGGATGGTTGTGCCCCTGGCCTGTCTCCTGACCCCGCTGAAGGAGCGTCTGGACCTGCCTCCTGTGCAGTATGAACCTGTGCTTTGCAGCAGGCCAACCTGCAAAGCTGTGCTCAACCCACTCTG CCAAGTTGACTATCGGGCCAAGCTTTGGGCTTGTAACTTCTGTTTTCAGAGAAACCAG TTTCCCCCAGCTTATGCTGGCATTTCTGAAGTCAATCAACCAGCAGAGCTTATGCCTCAGTTTTCAACAATTGAATACATAGTGCAG CGAGGTCCGCAGACGCCGTTGATCTTCCTGTATGTTGTGGACACGTGCTTGGAAGAGGAGGATTTGCAGGCCCTGAAGGAGTCCCTGCAGATGTCCCTGAGCCTGCTGCCTCCTGATGCCCTGGTGGGGCTCATCACTTTTGGCCGGATGGTCCAGGTTCACGAGCTGAGCTGTGAAGGGATTTCCAAGAGCTACGTGTTCCGGGGCACCAAGGACCTGACAGCCAAGCAGATACAG GATATGCTTGGTCTTTCAAGGCCAGCTGTCCCCATGCAACAGGGAAGACCTCTTCAAACTCCAGAGCAGCCTGTTATTTCCAGCAG GTTCCTGCAGCCCGTGCATAAGATTGACATGAATTTAACAGATCTGcttggagagctgcagagggacccATGGCCAGTGACCCAGGGGAAGAGACCCTTGCGTTCTACTGGAGTGGCTCTTTCAATTGCAGTTGGCTTATTGGAG ggCACATTTCCAAACACAGGGGCCAGAATAATGCTGTTCACAGGTGGGCCACCAACACAAGGGCCAGGCATGGTGGTAGGAGATGAACTGAAAACACCCATCCGTTCCTGGCATGACATAGAGAAGGACAATGCAAGGTTCATGAAGAAGGCTACCAAA CACTACGAGACTCTGGCCAACCGCTCTGCGGCCAACGGGCACTGCATCGACATCTACGCCTGTGCCCTGGACCAGACAGGGCTGCTGGAGATGAAGTGCTGTACAAACCTCACTGG aggACACATGGTGATGGGAGACTCCTTCAACACTTCTCTCTTCAAGCAGACTTTCCAGAGGGTATTTAGTAAAGGCTACAATGGGGAATTTCGGATGGCTTTTGGTGCAAATCTGGATGTGAAG ACCTCCAGGGAGCTGAAAATTGCAGGAGCCATTGGACCATGCATATCCCTGAATGCTAAAGGGCCATGTGTCTCTGAAAAC GAACTTGGAATTGGAGGGACATCTCAATGGAAAATCTGTAGTCTGGATCACAGTACAACTCTGGCCATTTACTTTGAAGTGGTAAATCAG CACAATGCACCCATCCCTCAGGGAGGCAGAGGAGCAGTGCAGTTTGTCACCCAGTATCAACACTCCAGCACCCAGAAGCGCATTCGTGTCACCACCATAGCAAGAAA ctgggcagATGCACAGACTCAGCTCCAGCACATCGAGGCTGCGTTTGACCAggaggcagctgctgtgctgatgGCGCGGCTGGGAGTGTACCGGGCTGAGTCTGAGGAGGGACCTGATGTTCTGCGCTGGCTGGACAGGCAGCTCATCAGGCTG TGTCAGAAATTTGGACAATACAACAAAGATGATCCCAACTCTTTTAGGCTGTCAGAATCATTTTCTTTATATCCTCAG TTCATCTTCCACCTGCGGCGCTCCCCATTCCTGCAGGTGTTCAATAACAGTCCAGATGAATCTTCCTATTACCGGCACCACTTTGCCAGGCAGGATCTGACCCAGTCCCTCATTATGATCCAGCCCATCCTTTATACTTATTCTTTCCATGGGCCTCCTGAG CCAGTGCTCTTGGACAGCAGCAGTATTCTTCCTGACAGAATCCTACTGATGGATACTTTCTTCCAGATAGTCATCTACCTTGGTGAG ACTATTGCACAGTGGCAGAAAGCTGGATACCAAGACATGCCAGAATATGAAAACTTTAAGCACCTCCTGCAAGCCCCACTGGATGATGCCCAGGAAATCTTGCAGACCAGATTCCCAATGCCACGTTACATCCACACTGAGCACGGGGGCAGTCAG GCCCGGTTCCTCCTGTCTAAAGTGAATCCTTCTCAGACCCACAATAACCTCTATGCCTGGGGCCAG GAATCAGGAGCTCCAATCCTGACAGATGATGTGAGTCTACAGGTATTCATGGACCACCTTAAAAAGCTGGCAGTTTCAAGTGCATCGTGA
- the SMIM26 gene encoding small integral membrane protein 26, translating into MKLGRAAVWNARAALVYSLGAWTTLGALIYYGRVEKGGTGTENENDPEAKQGPRKEVYTKEYPFGLTVTTEITYKEVQPPLTRLFRRVVSFFVPNDDPPSEK; encoded by the exons ATGAAGCTGGGGCGCGCCGCCGTGTGGAACGCCAGGGCCGCGCTGGTCTACTCGCTGGGCGCCTGGACCACGCTGGGCGCCCTCATCTACTACGGCCGCGTGGAGAAaggcggcaccggcaccg AGAACGAAAATGATCCTGAGGCAAAGCAAGGGCCCCGGAAGGAAGTATACACTAAGGAATATCCTTTTGGATTGACAGTGACAACAGAAATAACATACAAAGAGGTTCAGCCTCCTCTTACTCGGCTGTTCAGGCGTGTGGTATCATTCTTTGTTCCTAATGACGACCCTCCTTCTGAAAAGTGA
- the SEC23B gene encoding protein transport protein Sec23B isoform X3: protein MATYLEFIQQNEERDGVRFSWNMWPSSRLEATRMVVPLACLLTPLKERLDLPPVQYEPVLCSRPTCKAVLNPLCQVDYRAKLWACNFCFQRNQFPPAYAGISEVNQPAELMPQFSTIEYIVQRGPQTPLIFLYVVDTCLEEEDLQALKESLQMSLSLLPPDALVGLITFGRMVQVHELSCEGISKSYVFRGTKDLTAKQIQDMLGLSRPAVPMQQGRPLQTPEQPVISSRFLQPVHKIDMNLTDLLGELQRDPWPVTQGKRPLRSTGVALSIAVGLLEGTFPNTGARIMLFTGGPPTQGPGMVVGDELKTPIRSWHDIEKDNARFMKKATKHYETLANRSAANGHCIDIYACALDQTGLLEMKCCTNLTGGHMVMGDSFNTSLFKQTFQRVFSKGYNGEFRMAFGANLDVKTSRELKIAGAIGPCISLNAKGPCVSENELGIGGTSQWKICSLDHSTTLAIYFEVVNQHNAPIPQGGRGAVQFVTQYQHSSTQKRIRVTTIARNWADAQTQLQHIEAAFDQEAAAVLMARLGVYRAESEEGPDVLRWLDRQLIRLCQKFGQYNKDDPNSFRLSESFSLYPQFIFHLRRSPFLQVFNNSPDESSYYRHHFARQDLTQSLIMIQPILYTYSFHGPPECSWTAAVFFLTESY from the exons ATGGCGACGTACCTGGAGTTCATCCAGCAGAACGAGGAGCGTGACGGCGTGCGCTTCAGCTGGAACATGTGGCCCTCCAGCAGGCTGGAGGCCACAAGGATGGTTGTGCCCCTGGCCTGTCTCCTGACCCCGCTGAAGGAGCGTCTGGACCTGCCTCCTGTGCAGTATGAACCTGTGCTTTGCAGCAGGCCAACCTGCAAAGCTGTGCTCAACCCACTCTG CCAAGTTGACTATCGGGCCAAGCTTTGGGCTTGTAACTTCTGTTTTCAGAGAAACCAG TTTCCCCCAGCTTATGCTGGCATTTCTGAAGTCAATCAACCAGCAGAGCTTATGCCTCAGTTTTCAACAATTGAATACATAGTGCAG CGAGGTCCGCAGACGCCGTTGATCTTCCTGTATGTTGTGGACACGTGCTTGGAAGAGGAGGATTTGCAGGCCCTGAAGGAGTCCCTGCAGATGTCCCTGAGCCTGCTGCCTCCTGATGCCCTGGTGGGGCTCATCACTTTTGGCCGGATGGTCCAGGTTCACGAGCTGAGCTGTGAAGGGATTTCCAAGAGCTACGTGTTCCGGGGCACCAAGGACCTGACAGCCAAGCAGATACAG GATATGCTTGGTCTTTCAAGGCCAGCTGTCCCCATGCAACAGGGAAGACCTCTTCAAACTCCAGAGCAGCCTGTTATTTCCAGCAG GTTCCTGCAGCCCGTGCATAAGATTGACATGAATTTAACAGATCTGcttggagagctgcagagggacccATGGCCAGTGACCCAGGGGAAGAGACCCTTGCGTTCTACTGGAGTGGCTCTTTCAATTGCAGTTGGCTTATTGGAG ggCACATTTCCAAACACAGGGGCCAGAATAATGCTGTTCACAGGTGGGCCACCAACACAAGGGCCAGGCATGGTGGTAGGAGATGAACTGAAAACACCCATCCGTTCCTGGCATGACATAGAGAAGGACAATGCAAGGTTCATGAAGAAGGCTACCAAA CACTACGAGACTCTGGCCAACCGCTCTGCGGCCAACGGGCACTGCATCGACATCTACGCCTGTGCCCTGGACCAGACAGGGCTGCTGGAGATGAAGTGCTGTACAAACCTCACTGG aggACACATGGTGATGGGAGACTCCTTCAACACTTCTCTCTTCAAGCAGACTTTCCAGAGGGTATTTAGTAAAGGCTACAATGGGGAATTTCGGATGGCTTTTGGTGCAAATCTGGATGTGAAG ACCTCCAGGGAGCTGAAAATTGCAGGAGCCATTGGACCATGCATATCCCTGAATGCTAAAGGGCCATGTGTCTCTGAAAAC GAACTTGGAATTGGAGGGACATCTCAATGGAAAATCTGTAGTCTGGATCACAGTACAACTCTGGCCATTTACTTTGAAGTGGTAAATCAG CACAATGCACCCATCCCTCAGGGAGGCAGAGGAGCAGTGCAGTTTGTCACCCAGTATCAACACTCCAGCACCCAGAAGCGCATTCGTGTCACCACCATAGCAAGAAA ctgggcagATGCACAGACTCAGCTCCAGCACATCGAGGCTGCGTTTGACCAggaggcagctgctgtgctgatgGCGCGGCTGGGAGTGTACCGGGCTGAGTCTGAGGAGGGACCTGATGTTCTGCGCTGGCTGGACAGGCAGCTCATCAGGCTG TGTCAGAAATTTGGACAATACAACAAAGATGATCCCAACTCTTTTAGGCTGTCAGAATCATTTTCTTTATATCCTCAG TTCATCTTCCACCTGCGGCGCTCCCCATTCCTGCAGGTGTTCAATAACAGTCCAGATGAATCTTCCTATTACCGGCACCACTTTGCCAGGCAGGATCTGACCCAGTCCCTCATTATGATCCAGCCCATCCTTTATACTTATTCTTTCCATGGGCCTCCTGAG TGCTCTTGGACAGCAGCAGTATTCTTCCTGACAGAATCCTACTGA
- the SEC23B gene encoding protein transport protein Sec23B isoform X2, which yields MPQFSTIEYIVQRGPQTPLIFLYVVDTCLEEEDLQALKESLQMSLSLLPPDALVGLITFGRMVQVHELSCEGISKSYVFRGTKDLTAKQIQDMLGLSRPAVPMQQGRPLQTPEQPVISSRFLQPVHKIDMNLTDLLGELQRDPWPVTQGKRPLRSTGVALSIAVGLLEGTFPNTGARIMLFTGGPPTQGPGMVVGDELKTPIRSWHDIEKDNARFMKKATKHYETLANRSAANGHCIDIYACALDQTGLLEMKCCTNLTGGHMVMGDSFNTSLFKQTFQRVFSKGYNGEFRMAFGANLDVKTSRELKIAGAIGPCISLNAKGPCVSENELGIGGTSQWKICSLDHSTTLAIYFEVVNQHNAPIPQGGRGAVQFVTQYQHSSTQKRIRVTTIARNWADAQTQLQHIEAAFDQEAAAVLMARLGVYRAESEEGPDVLRWLDRQLIRLCQKFGQYNKDDPNSFRLSESFSLYPQFIFHLRRSPFLQVFNNSPDESSYYRHHFARQDLTQSLIMIQPILYTYSFHGPPEPVLLDSSSILPDRILLMDTFFQIVIYLGETIAQWQKAGYQDMPEYENFKHLLQAPLDDAQEILQTRFPMPRYIHTEHGGSQARFLLSKVNPSQTHNNLYAWGQESGAPILTDDVSLQVFMDHLKKLAVSSAS from the exons ATGCCTCAGTTTTCAACAATTGAATACATAGTGCAG CGAGGTCCGCAGACGCCGTTGATCTTCCTGTATGTTGTGGACACGTGCTTGGAAGAGGAGGATTTGCAGGCCCTGAAGGAGTCCCTGCAGATGTCCCTGAGCCTGCTGCCTCCTGATGCCCTGGTGGGGCTCATCACTTTTGGCCGGATGGTCCAGGTTCACGAGCTGAGCTGTGAAGGGATTTCCAAGAGCTACGTGTTCCGGGGCACCAAGGACCTGACAGCCAAGCAGATACAG GATATGCTTGGTCTTTCAAGGCCAGCTGTCCCCATGCAACAGGGAAGACCTCTTCAAACTCCAGAGCAGCCTGTTATTTCCAGCAG GTTCCTGCAGCCCGTGCATAAGATTGACATGAATTTAACAGATCTGcttggagagctgcagagggacccATGGCCAGTGACCCAGGGGAAGAGACCCTTGCGTTCTACTGGAGTGGCTCTTTCAATTGCAGTTGGCTTATTGGAG ggCACATTTCCAAACACAGGGGCCAGAATAATGCTGTTCACAGGTGGGCCACCAACACAAGGGCCAGGCATGGTGGTAGGAGATGAACTGAAAACACCCATCCGTTCCTGGCATGACATAGAGAAGGACAATGCAAGGTTCATGAAGAAGGCTACCAAA CACTACGAGACTCTGGCCAACCGCTCTGCGGCCAACGGGCACTGCATCGACATCTACGCCTGTGCCCTGGACCAGACAGGGCTGCTGGAGATGAAGTGCTGTACAAACCTCACTGG aggACACATGGTGATGGGAGACTCCTTCAACACTTCTCTCTTCAAGCAGACTTTCCAGAGGGTATTTAGTAAAGGCTACAATGGGGAATTTCGGATGGCTTTTGGTGCAAATCTGGATGTGAAG ACCTCCAGGGAGCTGAAAATTGCAGGAGCCATTGGACCATGCATATCCCTGAATGCTAAAGGGCCATGTGTCTCTGAAAAC GAACTTGGAATTGGAGGGACATCTCAATGGAAAATCTGTAGTCTGGATCACAGTACAACTCTGGCCATTTACTTTGAAGTGGTAAATCAG CACAATGCACCCATCCCTCAGGGAGGCAGAGGAGCAGTGCAGTTTGTCACCCAGTATCAACACTCCAGCACCCAGAAGCGCATTCGTGTCACCACCATAGCAAGAAA ctgggcagATGCACAGACTCAGCTCCAGCACATCGAGGCTGCGTTTGACCAggaggcagctgctgtgctgatgGCGCGGCTGGGAGTGTACCGGGCTGAGTCTGAGGAGGGACCTGATGTTCTGCGCTGGCTGGACAGGCAGCTCATCAGGCTG TGTCAGAAATTTGGACAATACAACAAAGATGATCCCAACTCTTTTAGGCTGTCAGAATCATTTTCTTTATATCCTCAG TTCATCTTCCACCTGCGGCGCTCCCCATTCCTGCAGGTGTTCAATAACAGTCCAGATGAATCTTCCTATTACCGGCACCACTTTGCCAGGCAGGATCTGACCCAGTCCCTCATTATGATCCAGCCCATCCTTTATACTTATTCTTTCCATGGGCCTCCTGAG CCAGTGCTCTTGGACAGCAGCAGTATTCTTCCTGACAGAATCCTACTGATGGATACTTTCTTCCAGATAGTCATCTACCTTGGTGAG ACTATTGCACAGTGGCAGAAAGCTGGATACCAAGACATGCCAGAATATGAAAACTTTAAGCACCTCCTGCAAGCCCCACTGGATGATGCCCAGGAAATCTTGCAGACCAGATTCCCAATGCCACGTTACATCCACACTGAGCACGGGGGCAGTCAG GCCCGGTTCCTCCTGTCTAAAGTGAATCCTTCTCAGACCCACAATAACCTCTATGCCTGGGGCCAG GAATCAGGAGCTCCAATCCTGACAGATGATGTGAGTCTACAGGTATTCATGGACCACCTTAAAAAGCTGGCAGTTTCAAGTGCATCGTGA